The following are from one region of the Nitrospinota bacterium genome:
- a CDS encoding PilN domain-containing protein: protein MHKIAVVDPNEKFSSFAVFSESFQGVALENTGQVNGNFLDKGETAAKLKGELERLCPEGFSLILLIPRHLGLVTSVAIPAKSPDIIGKMMEFEFPRHFPLKKEELIADYYIASRNEDSFEINLAGMKREDFEKWMTLSNDAGLYPDGVSLSSAASLPVPTGYANGIPGGAEMPSKRVFISISAEGFELSLVKKERIMYSRFTRFKPPIDEKYFFSEEPWDDSSATSAAKQVQEEFQRVRLVSGIEGIDDYLQRIFISGGGMLRGKIAYKLGGIPEFTKSDITKLPGNDSKSGFDYTAVAQGMLGIDEGVRFNLIPKKQRRSMFDRLRKRLLLTGGVLGTALLIWISTAWGIQYYRITTLETELARLRSEATKSEKMLLKVDEIVTYLGSFINFAKSPALTIGVFDAINSALPMNTHLTDIDLRRGKLTIAGLSGDSSSLIKMLENSAAFKNVRMVGAVNTAIGGVEKFKIAMELE from the coding sequence ATGCATAAAATCGCGGTTGTGGATCCTAATGAGAAGTTCTCTTCATTCGCCGTTTTTTCCGAAAGTTTCCAAGGGGTTGCCCTTGAGAACACTGGACAGGTGAACGGCAATTTTCTGGATAAAGGTGAGACCGCGGCCAAACTGAAGGGGGAGCTTGAACGCCTCTGCCCTGAAGGATTCTCCCTCATCCTCCTCATTCCCCGGCATCTCGGGCTGGTGACTTCTGTCGCGATCCCGGCAAAATCTCCGGATATCATCGGGAAAATGATGGAATTTGAATTTCCCAGACATTTCCCCCTGAAAAAGGAGGAGTTGATCGCGGATTATTACATCGCATCCCGAAATGAGGATAGCTTCGAAATAAACCTTGCGGGGATGAAACGGGAAGATTTCGAAAAATGGATGACTCTATCGAATGACGCGGGACTATACCCCGATGGAGTTTCGCTTTCATCCGCCGCATCCCTACCTGTGCCAACCGGCTACGCAAACGGCATCCCGGGAGGGGCGGAAATGCCATCCAAAAGAGTTTTTATCTCCATATCCGCTGAAGGGTTTGAGTTAAGCTTGGTGAAAAAAGAACGGATAATGTATTCCAGGTTCACCCGTTTCAAACCGCCGATAGACGAAAAATACTTTTTTTCCGAAGAGCCGTGGGATGACTCAAGCGCAACCTCCGCCGCAAAACAGGTACAGGAAGAGTTTCAGCGCGTTCGCCTTGTATCGGGAATAGAGGGGATAGATGATTATCTCCAAAGAATTTTCATCTCTGGCGGCGGGATGCTAAGGGGGAAGATCGCCTACAAGCTGGGGGGTATCCCTGAATTCACGAAATCCGACATTACAAAACTGCCGGGCAACGACAGCAAAAGCGGTTTCGACTATACGGCAGTCGCTCAGGGGATGCTGGGGATAGACGAGGGGGTAAGGTTCAACCTTATTCCGAAAAAACAGCGCAGATCGATGTTCGATCGTCTAAGAAAAAGGCTTCTCCTCACCGGCGGAGTTTTGGGAACTGCTCTATTGATCTGGATTTCCACCGCCTGGGGGATCCAGTACTATCGGATAACAACTCTTGAGACGGAGCTTGCAAGATTAAGATCAGAGGCAACCAAATCAGAAAAAATGCTGTTGAAGGTTGACGAAATAGTCACATACCTTGGGAGCTTCATCAACTTTGCCAAGAGCCCCGCATTGACCATTGGGGTTTTTGACGCGATAAATTCCGCGCTCCCAATGAACACTCACCTGACGGATATCGACCTTCGACGCGGAAAACTTACCATCGCGGGATTATCGGGCGATTCCTCCTCCCTTATCAAGATGCTGGAAAACTCGGCGGCCTTTAAAAATGTACGGATGGTCGGTGCGGTAAATACCGCTATCGGCGGCGTGGAAAAATTCAAGATTGCGATGGAGCTTGAATGA
- a CDS encoding type II secretion system protein M, with protein MSRYGSADLGGGGLQGISSRLRAILAPLTERLDKLPERDKKVIVLGGAISALILLYSFLIDPLYIRYGEIKNEVIRTTEKVERFRSVLETTEENQGKREEYTREFESALRLCFEGETESIAAGKLAETARDIASEIGLVLKSTKVENSVIVPGFRTLNVAISFDASFPSLLRFTQKIGESGRKIMIKDAKIHSLRETYPSNQEEILSVELILSGLQYVQ; from the coding sequence ATGAGCAGATACGGAAGCGCCGATCTCGGCGGTGGCGGATTGCAGGGAATCAGCAGCAGACTGCGCGCAATACTTGCTCCGCTGACCGAGAGGCTGGACAAGCTTCCGGAAAGGGATAAAAAGGTTATCGTCCTGGGTGGAGCGATCTCCGCGCTGATACTTCTATACTCCTTTCTGATAGACCCCTTATACATCCGCTATGGGGAGATAAAAAACGAAGTCATTCGCACAACCGAAAAGGTAGAGAGGTTCAGATCAGTACTTGAAACTACCGAAGAAAATCAGGGGAAGCGTGAAGAGTACACAAGGGAGTTTGAATCGGCATTAAGACTCTGCTTTGAAGGCGAGACCGAAAGCATAGCGGCTGGAAAACTGGCCGAAACAGCAAGAGATATCGCCTCTGAGATCGGCCTGGTACTGAAATCCACAAAGGTTGAGAACAGCGTTATCGTTCCGGGATTCAGAACGCTCAATGTGGCGATCTCCTTCGACGCTTCATTCCCTTCCCTACTCCGCTTCACGCAGAAGATCGGGGAGAGCGGAAGAAAGATAATGATAAAAGACGCTAAAATACATTCACTGAGAGAAACCTACCCAAGCAACCAGGAAGAGATACTCTCCGTGGAGCTGATCCTCTCCGGTCTGCAGTACGTTCAGTAA
- a CDS encoding ribosome maturation factor RimP, producing MDIVKSIAALLTPLLEREKLSLYDIEIVGGATKAIIRVYIDSPSGITHETCSKVSRHLSTLMEVEEVVPGEYLLEVSSPGLTRALKKPEHFSKSIGKLMKINFRNTYEGAKSIVAKLISEEDGIFTAEEIPGNRIYKFKYDDVAKARLEFEE from the coding sequence ATGGATATTGTAAAATCAATTGCCGCACTGCTGACGCCTCTGCTTGAACGGGAAAAGCTCTCCCTGTACGACATAGAGATAGTCGGCGGGGCAACAAAGGCGATCATACGGGTGTACATTGACAGCCCTTCAGGGATCACGCATGAAACATGTTCAAAGGTTTCGCGGCATCTCTCCACGCTTATGGAAGTGGAAGAGGTAGTCCCCGGGGAGTATCTCCTTGAGGTCTCATCTCCCGGGCTTACAAGGGCGCTGAAAAAGCCGGAACACTTCAGCAAAAGCATCGGCAAACTGATGAAAATAAATTTCCGCAACACATACGAAGGGGCAAAAAGCATCGTGGCAAAACTTATCAGCGAGGAAGACGGGATATTCACGGCGGAAGAGATACCGGGAAACCGTATTTACAAATTCAAATATGACGACGTGGCAAAGGCAAGATTGGAGTTCGAAGAATGA
- the nusA gene encoding transcription termination factor NusA has product MTEKNITPLLEEAATGRGVSKDFIVKAIELGLSLAARKKEGLENLEALFNEKTGSFGMYKIKRAQELVNDPEAEISLADALVTDPECETGKEVRIPFNYPDIDRLTAMTVRRILKKKIDEIKRDSLQEEMELSRWKMVAATVIGRNEKDDLILSIGQKPALLPRQEQAFREEVEIGEVLQTVIIDVIRLANDPLFVVSRTHPLLLGGLFRREIPEISDGYVVIKGLARDTAGRSKIAVFSKRDDIDAIGSCVGPAGERVQRIIKELKGEKIDIIKWSETPEEYIAAALTPAKVTEVLCDRKTGEALVKTEPEQHKIAVGKGGLNIRLACRLTHWSINIEKEKTFGR; this is encoded by the coding sequence ATGACTGAAAAAAATATCACCCCTCTGCTTGAAGAAGCCGCAACGGGGCGGGGCGTTTCCAAGGATTTCATTGTAAAGGCGATAGAGCTTGGCCTCTCCCTGGCGGCGCGAAAGAAGGAGGGATTGGAAAACCTCGAAGCGCTCTTTAATGAAAAGACCGGATCCTTTGGCATGTATAAGATCAAAAGGGCCCAGGAACTGGTAAACGATCCTGAAGCGGAAATCTCCCTTGCGGATGCGCTGGTAACGGACCCTGAGTGCGAAACCGGCAAAGAGGTAAGGATACCGTTCAACTACCCGGACATTGACCGCCTCACCGCGATGACCGTCCGGCGAATATTGAAAAAAAAGATAGATGAAATAAAAAGAGACAGCCTCCAGGAAGAGATGGAACTCTCCAGATGGAAAATGGTGGCGGCGACAGTGATAGGACGGAACGAAAAGGATGACCTCATCCTGAGCATTGGACAGAAGCCGGCGCTATTGCCCAGACAGGAACAGGCTTTCAGGGAAGAGGTCGAGATAGGCGAGGTACTGCAAACCGTTATCATAGACGTAATCAGACTTGCCAACGATCCGCTGTTCGTTGTCTCCCGTACTCACCCTCTCCTCCTCGGCGGGCTGTTCCGGCGCGAAATTCCGGAAATAAGCGATGGATACGTGGTGATAAAGGGGCTTGCGCGAGACACCGCGGGACGTTCCAAGATCGCCGTATTCAGCAAAAGGGATGATATCGACGCGATAGGCTCCTGCGTGGGACCTGCAGGCGAAAGGGTTCAAAGAATAATTAAGGAGTTGAAAGGGGAAAAGATCGACATCATCAAATGGTCCGAAACCCCTGAAGAGTATATCGCGGCGGCGCTCACCCCCGCCAAGGTGACGGAAGTATTATGCGACAGGAAGACCGGCGAAGCGCTGGTAAAAACCGAGCCTGAACAGCATAAGATCGCGGTGGGTAAAGGTGGGCTGAATATTCGGCTCGCATGCCGTCTCACTCATTGGTCGATCAATATTGAAAAGGAAAAAACCTTTGGCAGGTAG
- a CDS encoding methyl-accepting chemotaxis protein, giving the protein MFKKMTLGTKLLLSFLIVGIAPFAVIGMLSVMKSSSALSSASFNQLKGVREIKRAQIEQFFKEREGDLNVLAETVNTLRGEAFRKLEAVGSIKGKQIEGYFNDRINLMQDVQKNLRFTGGVTEFSNAFAKGLQSPEYKAVFDKRFPGLKTFQQIFGFYDVFLIDMKGNVVFTVEKEGDWGGNVVTGSLKNSGLGKAFQEGKRDTAIIDFSWYEISNEPAGFIATPLKDDSGNILGVAAFQMSLKQINEIMQERTGLGKTGETYLVGSDLLMRSDSFLDPKFHSVKASFADPAKGKVDTEATKIAFSGKSGSDVIIDYNGNPVLSVWQPLNIPGIKWVAIAEIDVAEAFNPIDESGSEYYAKYVKSYGYYDLFLINPDGYVFYSAAKEADYQTNMVNGKYSSSGLGKLTRKVLESKKYEIQDFEPYAPSNDEPASFIAIPIVDKRDNELELIVSLQLSLEAINAIMQQREGLGQTGETYLVGPNKRMRSDSFLDPEFHSVKASFANPTKGSVDTEAARDALAGNTDENIIIDYNGNPVLSAYTPLKVGDVTWALLAEIDKSEAFEAVTAMEVLIAIIAVIGVIAIIITAVMIARSISNPINKIVESLRIGSEQVASASGEISSASQSLAEGATEQASSLEETSASLEQIASMTKQNADNALTANTMMSESRIRVSEGVSSMKEMVTAMDSIKESSGEISKIIKVIEEIAFQTNLLALNAAVEAARAGEHGKGFAVVAEEVRNLAQRSATASKDTATLIENAVTKANQGGEIVKKAAAALDSIAESSKKVGDLVGEIAAASKEQSSGIDQVNSAVSQMDQVTQKNAAVAEESASASEELNAQASSMDDSVGELYSLVNGQVMGHDQPKALLPKKGNGNKPAAAPVKKPAFRAEPRTVHNIQGLPKPAPAVRKAPAPKPAGQGAKDAVNPEDVIPLDDDDFKDF; this is encoded by the coding sequence ATGTTTAAAAAAATGACCCTAGGCACTAAACTGCTCTTATCGTTCCTGATTGTCGGGATAGCTCCCTTTGCGGTTATCGGGATGCTCTCCGTTATGAAATCGAGTAGCGCCCTTAGCAGTGCATCATTTAACCAGCTGAAAGGGGTTCGCGAGATAAAACGCGCCCAGATAGAGCAGTTCTTCAAGGAGCGCGAGGGGGACCTCAATGTCCTCGCTGAAACCGTTAATACTCTCAGGGGAGAGGCATTCAGAAAGCTTGAAGCGGTTGGCAGTATTAAAGGAAAGCAAATTGAAGGCTACTTCAATGACCGGATCAACCTCATGCAAGACGTCCAGAAAAACCTCCGTTTCACAGGGGGGGTTACCGAATTTTCAAATGCCTTTGCAAAAGGGCTTCAAAGCCCTGAATACAAGGCCGTATTCGACAAGCGTTTTCCAGGCCTCAAAACATTCCAGCAGATCTTCGGCTTCTATGACGTATTCCTGATAGATATGAAGGGGAACGTCGTTTTCACTGTTGAAAAGGAGGGGGACTGGGGTGGAAATGTTGTAACCGGCTCCCTGAAGAACTCGGGACTTGGAAAAGCGTTCCAGGAAGGGAAGAGAGACACTGCGATAATAGACTTCAGCTGGTATGAGATCTCAAATGAGCCAGCCGGCTTCATAGCCACACCGCTCAAGGACGACAGCGGAAACATCCTGGGCGTCGCCGCGTTCCAAATGTCACTAAAGCAGATAAACGAAATCATGCAGGAGCGCACCGGACTTGGAAAAACGGGTGAAACATACCTTGTCGGTTCTGATCTACTGATGCGCTCCGACTCTTTCCTCGATCCGAAATTCCACTCTGTAAAGGCTTCCTTTGCCGATCCTGCGAAGGGAAAAGTCGATACGGAAGCTACGAAAATTGCCTTTTCCGGCAAATCCGGCTCAGATGTAATTATCGACTACAATGGAAACCCGGTATTGTCCGTATGGCAGCCGCTCAATATCCCCGGCATTAAATGGGTAGCGATCGCGGAAATCGACGTAGCCGAGGCCTTCAACCCCATAGATGAGAGTGGCTCCGAGTACTATGCGAAGTATGTGAAGAGTTACGGCTATTACGACCTCTTCCTGATAAACCCTGACGGTTACGTCTTTTACTCCGCGGCCAAGGAAGCCGACTACCAGACAAATATGGTGAACGGCAAATACAGCAGTTCCGGCCTTGGAAAACTGACCAGGAAAGTGCTCGAAAGCAAGAAATACGAAATACAGGATTTCGAGCCGTATGCTCCAAGCAATGACGAACCTGCTTCATTCATAGCTATTCCCATTGTGGACAAAAGGGATAATGAGCTTGAATTGATCGTCTCGCTCCAGCTTTCGCTTGAAGCGATCAACGCGATCATGCAGCAGCGCGAAGGGCTGGGACAGACCGGAGAGACATACCTGGTCGGCCCGAACAAGCGGATGCGCTCCGATTCATTCCTTGATCCCGAATTCCATAGCGTTAAAGCATCATTCGCGAACCCTACGAAGGGGAGCGTGGATACCGAAGCGGCTAGGGACGCACTTGCCGGGAATACCGATGAAAATATAATTATCGACTACAACGGGAACCCGGTACTTTCTGCCTATACACCTCTTAAGGTCGGCGACGTTACATGGGCTCTGCTCGCCGAAATAGACAAGTCGGAAGCGTTTGAGGCGGTAACTGCCATGGAGGTACTTATCGCCATCATAGCAGTCATAGGCGTTATCGCGATAATCATAACGGCAGTGATGATCGCCCGCTCCATCTCCAACCCGATAAACAAGATCGTGGAATCATTGAGAATAGGGAGCGAGCAGGTCGCCTCCGCCTCCGGCGAAATTTCATCCGCCAGCCAGTCTCTGGCCGAAGGGGCCACGGAACAGGCGTCGTCGCTCGAGGAGACATCCGCGTCCCTTGAGCAGATAGCCTCCATGACGAAACAGAACGCGGACAACGCGCTGACGGCGAATACCATGATGAGCGAGTCGCGGATCCGCGTTTCCGAAGGGGTATCATCGATGAAAGAGATGGTCACCGCGATGGATTCCATCAAGGAATCCTCGGGCGAGATATCGAAGATCATCAAGGTAATCGAAGAGATTGCGTTCCAGACCAACCTTCTCGCGCTTAACGCCGCGGTCGAAGCGGCGCGCGCCGGTGAGCACGGAAAAGGGTTCGCCGTCGTAGCCGAAGAGGTTCGGAACCTGGCGCAACGCTCGGCAACCGCATCCAAGGATACAGCCACCCTTATCGAAAACGCCGTGACAAAGGCGAATCAGGGTGGAGAGATAGTCAAGAAAGCCGCCGCCGCGCTCGACTCCATCGCCGAAAGCTCAAAGAAGGTCGGCGACCTGGTAGGCGAGATAGCCGCCGCGTCGAAGGAGCAGTCGTCCGGCATCGACCAGGTGAACAGCGCGGTCAGCCAGATGGATCAGGTAACACAGAAGAACGCGGCTGTGGCCGAAGAGTCCGCATCGGCAAGCGAGGAACTAAACGCCCAGGCATCCAGCATGGATGACTCCGTAGGCGAGCTCTACTCGCTGGTGAACGGACAGGTGATGGGTCACGACCAGCCAAAAGCACTTCTTCCGAAAAAAGGGAACGGCAATAAACCAGCGGCAGCGCCAGTGAAAAAACCGGCTTTCAGAGCAGAGCCTAGAACAGTTCATAACATACAGGGACTGCCAAAACCTGCTCCTGCGGTTCGGAAAGCGCCGGCGCCAAAACCTGCCGGCCAGGGGGCTAAGGATGCGGTCAATCCCGAAGATGTAATCCCGCTGGATGACGACGACTTTAAGGATTTTTAA
- a CDS encoding porin, protein MSYRTIFLIAVTVLFLTVGIRPAGAAGINLDVSGFVDMSFSVIDDTNVNTFSVDEFELNFVGNLPDINGKVRVDLQFHGTGISSMEQGYLDIPYTDMISFRFGRFNAPIGLEKQDAPDMYQYSHSMLFDYGLPTNLSGVMISFNRPFADLKIYYVNGWDENIDDNNDKSFGTRLRIHPTESFNFGISYISGKEGALDEGSIPPKEPDLLNITDAVITWQGENLTLGGEYSIGTYKDQSLMSDWKGTPDSNWNGWMVMMHYYFNDTYGLTFRYDVFDDEDGERFTKWRLGDPVDESRRSWTIAPTFHITKNLNAVVEFRQFYSDHDVFPDTRGNPEKDMETYAAELTYSF, encoded by the coding sequence TTGTCATACAGAACAATATTTTTAATCGCAGTAACTGTACTTTTCTTAACAGTTGGAATCCGTCCGGCCGGCGCGGCTGGTATCAACCTTGATGTCAGCGGTTTCGTCGATATGAGTTTTTCCGTTATAGATGACACCAATGTAAACACATTTTCGGTGGATGAGTTCGAGCTCAATTTTGTCGGAAATCTCCCCGACATAAACGGCAAGGTTCGTGTTGACCTCCAGTTTCACGGCACAGGCATCTCATCCATGGAACAGGGATACCTCGACATCCCTTATACTGATATGATCTCCTTCAGATTCGGCAGATTCAACGCTCCAATCGGGCTCGAAAAGCAGGATGCTCCCGACATGTATCAATATTCGCATTCCATGCTGTTCGATTACGGGCTCCCGACAAATCTTTCGGGCGTCATGATCTCGTTCAACAGGCCTTTTGCCGACCTGAAAATCTATTATGTAAACGGATGGGACGAAAATATCGACGATAATAATGACAAGAGTTTTGGAACCCGCCTCAGAATACATCCGACCGAATCCTTCAACTTTGGGATCAGCTATATTTCCGGCAAGGAAGGGGCGTTGGATGAAGGTTCGATACCCCCTAAGGAACCGGACCTTCTCAATATTACCGATGCCGTTATTACATGGCAAGGCGAAAACCTAACACTGGGGGGGGAATACAGCATAGGGACATACAAAGATCAATCATTGATGTCGGACTGGAAGGGGACACCGGATTCAAACTGGAATGGGTGGATGGTGATGATGCATTATTATTTCAACGACACCTACGGCCTGACATTTAGATATGACGTATTCGACGACGAAGATGGCGAACGATTTACAAAATGGCGTCTCGGCGACCCGGTCGATGAATCCCGCAGAAGCTGGACCATTGCCCCGACTTTCCATATCACAAAGAACCTGAACGCGGTTGTGGAATTCAGGCAGTTCTATTCCGACCACGATGTATTCCCGGACACAAGGGGAAATCCTGAAAAGGATATGGAGACATACGCCGCCGAACTCACCTATTCGTTCTGA